One bacterium genomic window, ACAAGCCGGGCGCCCAGCCCGACCGGATCCGCCAGCAGCTCTCCGACCACGGCCTGAACCCCGAGGAGTGGGGCGGACAGACGCTCTACGCGAACGTCTCCGCGAAGAAGAAGATCGGCATCCAGGAACTCATCGAGATCGTCCTCCTGCAGGCGGACGTTCTCGACCTCAAGGGAAACCCGGCGAAGATGGCCCGCGGCACGGTCATCGAGTCGCGGTTGGAGAAGGGGCGCGGTCCCGTCGCCACCGTGCTGGTGGCGGACGGGACGCTGAAGGTGGGCGACGCCATCGTCACGGGGATCCACTACGGGCGTGTCCGCTCGCTCATGAACCACAAGGGAAAGCGGCTCGACGAGGCCCCTCCCGGGACCCCCGTCGAGATCCAGGGCCTGTCCGGCCTGCCGGACGCCGGCCAGAAGTTCGCCGTGCTCAAGGACGAGCGCACGGCGCGGCAGATCGCCCTCCACCGGGGGGAGAAGGAGCGGGAGCGCGCCGTGGTGCGCCCGCGGATGAGCCTCGAGGAACTGCACAGGCAGATCGACGAGGGGTTGGTAAAGGAACTGAACATCGTGATCAAATCCGACGTCCAGGGGTCGATGGAGGCGCTCCGGTTCTCCCTCGACAAGCTGGCCGACGTGAAGGTCAAGGTCGTCGTCATCCACTCCGGCGTCGGGGGGATCTCCGAATCCGACGTGATGCTCGCCTCCGCTTCCTCCGCCGTGATCATCGGGTTCAACGTCCGTCCCGAGCCGAAGGCGGCCGTGCTCGCGGAGCGCGAGGGAGTCGACATCCGGCTCTACTCCGTCATCTACGACGTGGTGGACGACGTGAAAAAGGCGATGGAGGGGCTCCTCGAGCCCACCCTCAAGGAGATCGTCCTGGGCCGGGCCGAGGTGCGCAACATGTTCCACATCTCCAAGATCGGCACGATCGCCGGCTGTAGCGTCCTGTCCGGGAAGATCTCCCGCGGCGCGAACATCCGTCTCCTTCGGGACAGCGTGGTCGTGTACGAGGGGAAGCTCTCCTCCCTGAAGCGGTTCAAGGACGACGTCAAGGAGGTCGCGGAGGGGTACGAATGCGGCCTCGGGATCGACGGGTACAATGACCTCCAGGTGGGCGACCATATCGAGGCGTTCATGATCGAGAAGATCGCCGGCACCTTGGCGTGAACCTGACGTATCCCGGCGGGGGAATCCGTTGCTGGTGGCGGTCCTGATCGCGGAGCTTCTCTTC contains:
- the infB gene encoding translation initiation factor IF-2, giving the protein LDTPGHEAFTSMRARGASVTDIVILVVGADDGVMPQTVESIDHAKAAGVPIVVAVNKIDKPGAQPDRIRQQLSDHGLNPEEWGGQTLYANVSAKKKIGIQELIEIVLLQADVLDLKGNPAKMARGTVIESRLEKGRGPVATVLVADGTLKVGDAIVTGIHYGRVRSLMNHKGKRLDEAPPGTPVEIQGLSGLPDAGQKFAVLKDERTARQIALHRGEKERERAVVRPRMSLEELHRQIDEGLVKELNIVIKSDVQGSMEALRFSLDKLADVKVKVVVIHSGVGGISESDVMLASASSAVIIGFNVRPEPKAAVLAEREGVDIRLYSVIYDVVDDVKKAMEGLLEPTLKEIVLGRAEVRNMFHISKIGTIAGCSVLSGKISRGANIRLLRDSVVVYEGKLSSLKRFKDDVKEVAEGYECGLGIDGYNDLQVGDHIEAFMIEKIAGTLA